A single Mus caroli chromosome 15, CAROLI_EIJ_v1.1, whole genome shotgun sequence DNA region contains:
- the Ankrd33 gene encoding photoreceptor ankyrin repeat protein isoform X2: METLESQTGLMVACYHGFGSIVALLSCCPFLDVNQQDKDGNTALMLAAQAGHMSLVILLLNYFAGLDLERRDQRGLTALMKAAIRDRSECVVALLMAGADLSSVDPVRGKTALEWAVLTDSFDTAQKIRQLLRRPQVEQLSLRYRPEWPALAQLVAQAQDPASAAPSLLERLQATLSLSFAQCPQEGGVLDHLVTVTTSLASPFLSTACHTLCPDHPPKLGTRGKSVPELLGTAPPPPPEPHPPQEVPVPQVFAPYQSPQSMFFQWLQPRDSTSTRSQVPKIFLSKAPSPSAQYELILRPQGHRSLAPPVWRFQERKKKEEETEP, from the exons ATGGAGACCCTAGAGTCCCAG ACAGGCCTCATGGTTGCATGCTACCATGGCTTTGGTTCCATTGTGGCTCTGCTCAGCTGCTGTCCTTTCCTGGATGTGAACCAGCAGGACAAAGACGGGAACACAGCCCTCATGCTGGCTGCCCAAGCAG GTCACATGTCTCTGGTGATTCTCCTGCTCAACTACTTTGCTGGCCTGGACCTGGAACGCAGGGACCAGCGGGGACTCACAGCTCTGATGAAGGCTGCCATTCGAGATCGCTCCGAGTGTGTAGTTGCCCTCCTTATGGCAG GTGCTGACCTGAGCTCCGTGGATCCTGTCCGGGGCAAGACAGCCTTGGAATGGGCCGTTCTGACCGACAGCTTTGACACGGCTCAGAAGATCCGGCAGCTGCTGAGGCGGCCCCAGGTGGAGCAGCTCAGCCTGCGTTACCGGCCAGAGTGGCCAGCCTTGGCTCAACTTGTGGCCCAGGCCCAGGACCCGGCTTcggctgccccatccctcctagAAAGGCTGCAGGCTACTCTGAGCCTCTCTTTTGCTCAGTGTCCGCAGGAAGGGGGTGTCCTGGACCACTTGGTGACTGTCACCACCAGCTTGGCCAGTCCCTTCCTGAGCACTGCCTGCCACACACTGTGCCCTGATCACCCACCCAAGCTGGGCACTAGAGGCAAATCAGTGCCAGAACTTTTAGGTACTGCCCCTCCGCCACCCCCAGAACCCCACCCTCCTCAGGAAGTCCCTGTCCCCCAGGTCTTTGCTCCCTACCAGAGCCCTCAGAGTATGTTCTTCCAGTGGCTacagcccagggacagcaccagcaccaggtcccAAGTCCCTAAGATCTTCCTCTCTAAAGCACCTTCCCCTTCTGCACAGTATGAGCTGATACTCAGGCCTCAGGGGCATCGAAGTCTGGCTCCTCCCGTCTGGAGATtccaagagaggaagaagaaggaggaagaaacagaaccATGA
- the Ankrd33 gene encoding photoreceptor ankyrin repeat protein isoform X1 — protein MSEALPCLSNKTSTPECNLKTLYWACVHNDLAELQARLDAGVSPEEASQVDSNGRTGLMVACYHGFGSIVALLSCCPFLDVNQQDKDGNTALMLAAQAGHMSLVILLLNYFAGLDLERRDQRGLTALMKAAIRDRSECVVALLMAGADLSSVDPVRGKTALEWAVLTDSFDTAQKIRQLLRRPQVEQLSLRYRPEWPALAQLVAQAQDPASAAPSLLERLQATLSLSFAQCPQEGGVLDHLVTVTTSLASPFLSTACHTLCPDHPPKLGTRGKSVPELLGTAPPPPPEPHPPQEVPVPQVFAPYQSPQSMFFQWLQPRDSTSTRSQVPKIFLSKAPSPSAQYELILRPQGHRSLAPPVWRFQERKKKEEETEP, from the exons ATGTCTGAGGCCCTGCCCTGCCTCAGCAACAAGACCTCAACCCCTGAATGCAATTTGAAGACACTGTACTGGGCATGTGTCCACAATGACCTCGCTGAGCTCCAAGCCAGGCTGGATGCTGGTGTGTCCCCAGAGGAGGCCTCCCAAGTGGACAGCAACGGGAGG ACAGGCCTCATGGTTGCATGCTACCATGGCTTTGGTTCCATTGTGGCTCTGCTCAGCTGCTGTCCTTTCCTGGATGTGAACCAGCAGGACAAAGACGGGAACACAGCCCTCATGCTGGCTGCCCAAGCAG GTCACATGTCTCTGGTGATTCTCCTGCTCAACTACTTTGCTGGCCTGGACCTGGAACGCAGGGACCAGCGGGGACTCACAGCTCTGATGAAGGCTGCCATTCGAGATCGCTCCGAGTGTGTAGTTGCCCTCCTTATGGCAG GTGCTGACCTGAGCTCCGTGGATCCTGTCCGGGGCAAGACAGCCTTGGAATGGGCCGTTCTGACCGACAGCTTTGACACGGCTCAGAAGATCCGGCAGCTGCTGAGGCGGCCCCAGGTGGAGCAGCTCAGCCTGCGTTACCGGCCAGAGTGGCCAGCCTTGGCTCAACTTGTGGCCCAGGCCCAGGACCCGGCTTcggctgccccatccctcctagAAAGGCTGCAGGCTACTCTGAGCCTCTCTTTTGCTCAGTGTCCGCAGGAAGGGGGTGTCCTGGACCACTTGGTGACTGTCACCACCAGCTTGGCCAGTCCCTTCCTGAGCACTGCCTGCCACACACTGTGCCCTGATCACCCACCCAAGCTGGGCACTAGAGGCAAATCAGTGCCAGAACTTTTAGGTACTGCCCCTCCGCCACCCCCAGAACCCCACCCTCCTCAGGAAGTCCCTGTCCCCCAGGTCTTTGCTCCCTACCAGAGCCCTCAGAGTATGTTCTTCCAGTGGCTacagcccagggacagcaccagcaccaggtcccAAGTCCCTAAGATCTTCCTCTCTAAAGCACCTTCCCCTTCTGCACAGTATGAGCTGATACTCAGGCCTCAGGGGCATCGAAGTCTGGCTCCTCCCGTCTGGAGATtccaagagaggaagaagaaggaggaagaaacagaaccATGA